In Colletotrichum higginsianum IMI 349063 chromosome 3, whole genome shotgun sequence, a genomic segment contains:
- a CDS encoding acetolactate synthase gives MSETVDVVIDSLINAGVTHIFGVPGAKIDSVFNALIDRPEIKLVVCRHEQNAAFIAGAIGRITGRPGVCIATSGPGTSNLATGLVTANDEGAPVVAIVGDVKRVQAAKKTHQSLRGVQLLGPVTKKATGAVHPDQVAEIMLDAFRTATAYPQGATAVSLPIDIMTLGSKTSIPALPAAAFTPPEYGTSPSASLSRAASMIQDAKFPVLFLGARAATPEAVEAVHRFLRKHPIPVVETFQAAGSISRELAHLFYGRIGLFRNQPGDKLLAQADLVVVAGYDQSEYDADAWHKSPSLEILHLDWVPADYGAFYNPKLELVGSIAANVKALGDILATVSRPQESEAARAIFAEFHAWEQSPEALGRTAESGGDGPVHPLHFIKLMQGLLPPSPTVASDVGSMYIWLSRFYFAYSPKSFLVSNVQQTLGVALPWAIGASLAQRPPCSQKVVSVSGDGGFLYSGQELVTAVQQGCNITHFIWNDGKYNMVEFQEVDKYGRSSGVDLGGVDFVKYAEAFGAKGLRVSRSSELEAVMKEALSHEGVCVVDVDIDYSHNYELMKNVIQDSIS, from the coding sequence ATGTCGGAAACGGTagacgtcgtcatcgactccCTCATCAACGCCGGCGTCACGCACATCTTCGGCGTGCCGGGCGCCAAGATCGACTCCGTCTTCAACGCCCTCATCGACCGGCCCGAGATCAAGCTCGTCGTCTGCCGCCATGAGCAGAAcgccgccttcatcgccggcgccatcggccgCATCACGGGGCGTCCCGGCGTCTGCATAGCCACGTCGGGCCCCGGCACGAGCAACCTCGCCACGGGCCTCGTGACGGCcaacgacgagggcgcccccgtcgtcgccatcgtcggcgacgtcaaGCGCGTCCAGGCCGCCAAGAAGACGCACCAGAGCCTGCGCGGCGTGCAGCTGCTCGGGCCCGTCACCAAGAAggccaccggcgccgtccaCCCGGACCAGGTCGCCGAGATCATGCTCGACGCCTTCcgcaccgccaccgcctaCCCGCAgggcgccaccgccgtcagCCTGCCCATCGACATCATGACGCTCGGCTCCAAGACGTCCATCCCGGCGctgccggccgccgccttcacGCCGCCCGAGTACGgcacgtcgccgtcggcgtcccTGAGCCGGGCCGCGTCCATGATCCAGGACGCCAAGTTCCCCGTGCTGTTCCTCGGCGCGAGGGCCGCCacgcccgaggccgtcgaggccgtccacCGGTTCCTCCGGAAGCACCCGatccccgtcgtcgagaccTTCCAGGCGGCCGGCTCCATCAGCCGCGAGCTCGCCCACCTCTTCTACGGCCGCATCGGCCTCTTCCGCAACCAGCCGGGCGACAAGctcctcgcccaggccgacctcgtcgtcgtcgccggctaCGACCAGTCCGAGTACGACGCCGACGCGTGGCACAAGAGCCCGAGCCTCGAGATCCTCCACCTCGACTGGGTCCCCGCCGACTACGGCGCCTTCTACAACCCcaagctcgagctcgtcgggtCCATTGCCGCCAACgtcaaggccctcggcgACATCCTCGCGACTGTCTCGCGGCCGCAGGAGTCCGAGGCGGCCAGGGCCATCTTTGCCGAGTTCCACGCCTGGGAGCAGAGCCCGGAAGCCCTGGGTCGGACAGCAGAAagtggcggcgacgggcccGTCCACCCGCTCCACTTCATCAAGCTGATGCAgggcctgctgccgccgtcgccgaccgTCGCGTCGGACGTCGGCAGCATGTACATCTGGCTCTCGCGCTTCTACTTCGCCTACAGCCCCAAGTCGTTCCTCGTGTCCAACGTGCAGCAGACGCTCGGCGTCGCGCTGCCGTGGGCCATCGGCGCGTCGCTCGCGCAgcggccgccgtgctcgcAAAAGGTCGTCAGCgtcagcggcgacggcggcttccTGTACAGCGGCCAGGAGCTGGTGACGGCGGTGCAGCAGGGGTGCAACATCACGCACTTCATCTGGAACGACGGCAAGTACAACATGGTCGAGTTCCAGGAGGTCGACAAGTACGGCCGCAGCTCCGGCGTCGAcctgggcggcgtcgacttTGTCAAGTACGCCGAGGCTTTTGGGGCCAAGGGGTTGCGCGTGAGCCGCTCgtccgagctcgaggccgtcatgaAGGAGGCCTTGAGCCACGAGGGCGTGTGCGTGGTCGATGTCGACATCGACTACTCGCACAACTACGAGCTCATGAAGAACGTTATCCAAGACAGCATTAGCTGA
- a CDS encoding Mannanase → MKLPLLSILANLVAIRCLAVPEPRQASAFPSASGTKFTIDGQAGYFAGSNSYWISFLTNDADVDLVMDNVAKSGLKIFRVWGFNDVNAIPDGNQVWYQHLSSTGSRINTGANGLQRLDAVVAAAERKGVKLVIPFVNHWDDYGGMNAYVKAFGGSKESWYTNAQAQSQYQAFIRAVVGRYKDSAAIFAWELANEPRCKGCDTDVIFKWAESSSKFVKSLDANHMVTLGDEGMGLPGDGSYPYQYGEGTDFVKNLGIETLDFGTFHMYPDHWNVDLKTWAPGWIKSHGEACAKAGKPCLFEEYGSLTDHCAVEKAWQEVSRTAPGLGADLFWQWGDRLSSGQTHNDGFTIYHDSSDYQCLVVDHVKAITG, encoded by the exons ATGAAGCTTCCTCTCCTGTCAATATTGGCCAACCTGGTCGCCATCCGCTGCCTGGCAGTCCCGGAGCCCAGACAAGCTTCGGCTTTTCCGTCGGCGAGTGGGACAAAGTTCACCATCGACGGCCAGGCCGGGTACTTCGCCGGCAGCAACTCGTACTGGATCTCGTTCCTGAccaacgacgccgacgtcgacctcgtcatgGACAACGTCGCAAAGTCCGGGCTCAAGATCTTCCGCGTATGGGGCTTCAACGACGTCAACGCCATCCCCGACGGGAACCAGGTCTGGTACCAGCACCTCTCGTCCACCGGGTCCCGGATCAACACGGGCGCCAACGGGCTCCAGCgcctcgatgccgtcgtcgccgccgccgagaggaAGGGTGTCAAGCTGGTCATCCCCTTCGTCAACCACTGGGACGACTACGGTGGCATGAACGCCTACGTCAAGGCCTTTGGCGGCTCCAAAGAGTCGTGGTACACCAACGCCCAGGCCCAGAGCCAGTACCAGGCCTTCATCCGGGCGGTCGTGGGCCGGTACAAGGACTCGGCCGCCATCTTCGCGTGGGAGCTGGCCAACGAGCCCCGCTGCAAGGGCTGCGACACGGACGTGATCTTCAAGTGGGCGGAATCGAGCTCCAAGTTTGTCAAGTCGCTCGATGCGAATCACATGGTCAccctgggcgacgaggggaTGGGCCTCCCCGGCGACGGGAGCTACCCATACCAGTACGGCGAAGGGACGGACTTTGTGAAGAATCTCGGCATTGAGACGCTCGACTTTGGCACTTTCCACATGTACCCGGATCACT GGAACGTCGATCTCAAGACCTGGGCCCCCGGCTGGATCAAATCGCACGGCGAGGCATGCGCCAAGGCAGGCAAGCCCTGTCTCTTTGAAGAGT ACGGTTCTCTGACGGACCACTGCGCTGTCGAGAAAGCATGGCAGGAAGTTTCTCGCACCGCGCCTGGGCTGGGGGCTGATTTGTTCTGGCAATGGGGCGATCGGCTGAGTTCCGGCCAGACGCACAATGACGGGTTCACAATCTACCACGACAGCAGCGACTACCAGTGCCTGGTTGTAGATCATGTGAAGGCGATCACTGGCTGA
- a CDS encoding Aspartic-type endopeptidase, producing the protein MLPPSPWTALLLASVFSPAALAVDTCSNSVEPLVLPIKNVTFPNGIGANRGLKLTLGGQLQGMRMSTILNNTRVRNSLDCPDNTTYAFVGCQGSSGSVYDTTRGSFDQVINIHDWNVTTIDAQPDEGRTTVLHGYDVANFTDAPAVAFGYPFEVWADYDSMNKSAVALGPNSSTLESFVRNGLAPAGSFSMDYGSTSERYPRDGQLVVGGYNEARFNDSKVTRFPMWGANAPVPCPLQVVVSDILLTNKDGDHSLFDPGVRVAACIDTVQNSFTLTPSMFSKFQKLGNRTESDGQAFAESDFPADREPLLGSLTIKLSNGYTSVIPHYELVNHVRGTDARGRYAVLNNSRISTTVASGLSDLGDNIPILGGVFLSQNYLHVDYDAGSFWLSPQVANGTLPDHITASCNGTSSATAAKSALGVKVGVPVAIGVAVVVFIGLWFWLKNRKRNPQAQFADAPRSIPRNEKRDAPDSKSSTTNFAGYHNAAGYHNATHANPDAHMELEGDLARRSMGLNLNPRQRAELAEPVPAYKSEWPRQNSIQGENDTYYRQFEEPGESYELADTSPYSQSVTPPTHPPPVQRKDTALSDNWVPSPATLRKQVSGFNDAISPTSTRANSTRVNNTHPSPI; encoded by the exons ATGTTGCCTCCATCGCCCTGGACGGCGCTCCTGCTGGCCAGCGTCTTTTCTCCGGCCGCGCTCGCGGTCGACACTTGTTCCAATTCTGTCGAACCATTAGTATTACCCATAAAA AACGTTACCTTTCCGAATGGCATCGGTGCCAACCGCGGTCTCAAGCTCACGCTTGGTGGCCAGCTGCAAGGCATGCGCATGTCAACCATCCTGAACAACACGCGCGTGAGGAACAGCCTGGACTGCCCGGACAACACCACGTACGCATTCGTCGGCTGCCAGGGCTCTTCGGGCAGCGTATATGACACCACGAGAGGCTCTTTCGACCAAGTCATCAACATACACGACTGGAATGTGAC CACCATCGATGCCCAACCCGACGAGGGCCGCACGACGGTGCTTCATGGATACGACGTCGCCAACTTCACCGACGCCCCGGCCGTGGCATTCGGCTACCCATTCGAGGTCTGGGCCGACTACGACTCCATGAACAAGAGCGCAGTGGCGTTGGGTCCCAACTCGTCAACCCTCGAAAGCTTTGTGAGAAACGGGCTTGCGCCCGCCGGGAGTTTCAGCATGGACTACGGCTCGACGTCTGAACGGTACCCCCGCGacggccagctcgtcgtcggcggctaCAACGAGGCCCGGTTCAACGACTCCAAGGTCACCCGGTTCCCCATGTGGGGAGCCAACGCCCCGGTGCCCTGCCCGCTGCAGGTCGTCGTGTCCGACATCCTCCTCACCAACAAGGACGGGGACCATTCCCTCTTCGACCCGGGCGTCAGGGTGGCCGCGTGCATCGACACGGTCCAGAACAGCTTCACCTTGACGCCGTCCATGTTCTCCAAGTTCCAGAAGCTCGGCAACCGCACCGAGTCCGACGGCCAGGCCTTCGCCGAGTCCGACTTCCCGGCCGACCGCGAGCCGCTGCTCGGCTCGCTGACCATCAAGCTGTCCAACGGCTACACGAGCGTCATCCCGCACTACGAGCTCGTCAACCATGTCCGCGGCACCGACGCCCGCGGCCGGTACGCCGTCCTGAACAACTCGCGCATCAGCACCACCGTCGCCTCCGGGCTCAGCGACCTGGGCGACAACATCcccatcctcggcggcgtcttcctctcGCAGAACTACCTCCACGTCGACTACGACGCCGGCAGCTTCTGGCTGAGCCCCCAGgtcgccaacggcacccTGCCCGACCACATCACGGCCTCCTGCAACGGCACCTCGAgcgccacggccgccaagTCGGCGCTgggcgtcaaggtcggcgtgcccgtcgccatcggcgtcgccgtcgtcgtcttcatcggccTCTGGTTCTGGCTGAAGAACCGCAAGCGGAACCCGCAGGCCCAGTTCGCCGACGCCCCGAGGTCCATCCCGCGCAACGAGAAGCGCGACGCGCCCGACTCCAAGTCCTCCACCACCAACTTCGCCGGCTACCACAACGCCGCCGGCTACCACAACGCCACCCACGCGAACCCGGACGCCCACATggagctcgagggcgacctGGCGCGCCGGTCCATGGGCCTGAATCTGAATCCCCGGCAGCGCGCggagctcgccgagcccgTCCCGGCGTACAAGTCGGAGTGGCCCCGGCAGAACTCGATTCAGGGGGAGAACGACACTTACTACAGACAGTTCGAGGAGCCGGGCGAGAGCTACGAGCTCGCAGACACGTCTCCATATTCCCAGTCCGTCACCCCGCCGACACACCCACCCCCCGTCCAGCGGAAAGACACCGCTCTGAGCGACAACTGGGTCCCCAGCCCAGCGACGTTGCGAAAGCAGGTATCGGGCTTCAACGATGCCATATCGCCAACCAGTACACGGGCAAACAGCACGAGGGTCAACAACACCCACCCTTCTCCTATTTAG
- a CDS encoding Cell wall protein PhiA: MQFANTLAVAASFIAAVSGASIPSVYGRQTSCTTDGATNGTTNGTAPAAPPAYFQLMALRSASPVHFSRFQAARSSIFLQLPSQNATCDNGKAPVTEEEATFYLSDDGGLYLYAASATPQQLYADRSGMGQGKLGYTTGAQPAPRNGERTGWTIDQYGDLTLDGAGFLACPGSIENSWAVWVSSGVANPAGYTGCLGVSVRAVEVKEPSSCVYTS; encoded by the coding sequence ATGCAGTTCGCCAacaccctcgccgtcgcggcctccttcatcgccgccgtctcgggcgcCTCCATCCCCTCGGTCTACGGCCGCCAGACCAGCTGCACGACCGACGGCGCGACCAACGGCACGACCAACGGCACCGCCCCGGCCGCGCCCCCGGCCTACTTCCAGCTCATGGCCCTCCGCTCCGCCAGCCCCGTGCACTTCTCCCGCTTCCAGGCCGCCCGCAGCAGCATCTTCCTGCAGCTGCCCAGCCAGAACGCCACCTGCGACAACGGCAAGGCCCCCgtcaccgaggaggaggccaccTTCTACCTctccgacgacggcggcctctacctctacgccgcctccgccacccCGCAGCAGCTCTACGCCGACCGCTCCGGCATGGGCCAGGGCAAGCTCGGCTACACCACCGGCGCCCAGCCCGCGCCCCGCAACGGCGAGCGCACCGGCTGGACCATCGACCAGTACGGCGACCTgaccctcgacggcgccggcttcctcgCCTGCCCCGGCAGCATCGAGAACTCGTGGGCCGTCTGGGTCTCCTCCGGCGTCGCCAACCCTGCTGGTTACACCGGCTGCCTCGGCGTCTCggtccgcgccgtcgaggtcaaggagCCCAGCAGCTGCGTCTACACCTCCTAA
- a CDS encoding Glutathione S-transferase domain-containing protein, with protein MSAAAAAPKIILYTNHNCPWAHRAHIALAELGLPFEEEIIDLSVPRTPEYLRINPRGLVPSISYDGEIVTESAIVAQFLADAHPSHLVPVAGSKDAALRRARIAFFVDTYFSKANSLLFKLQLSKSDAEVAEVAATFVDIIAKEIEPLLKDAAPYFDGSDKVTLAEVLTGSFTLRLFSFAKHGLVPKTILSSLEERAPAFYKWAQVVNATPSVNGIYNEEVVVERTRERISSMKAAQA; from the exons atgtccgccgccgccgccgcccccaagATTATACTGTACACGAACCACAACTGCCCTT GGGCTCACCGCGCCcacatcgccctcgccgagctcggcctgccgttcgaggaggagatcatCGACCTCTCGGTGCCGCGCACGCCCGAGTACCTCCGCATCAACCCGCGCGGCCTGGTGCCGTCCATCTCGTACGACGGCGAGATCGTCACCGAgtccgccatcgtcgcccagttcctcgccgacgcccaccCGTCCCACCTCGTGCCCGTCGCGGGCTCCAAGGACGCCGCCCTGCGCCGCGCGCGCatcgccttcttcgtcgacaCCTACTTCAGCAAGGCCAACTCACTGCTCTTCAAGCTGCAGCTCTCAAAgtccgacgccgaggtcgccgaggttGCCGCGACCTtcgtcgacatcatcgccaagGAGATCGAGCCGTTGTTGAAGGACGCGGCGCCGTATTTCGACGGCAGCGACAAGGTTACTTTGGCCGAG GTCCTCACCGGCTCCTTCACGCTGAGgctcttctccttcgccaAGCACGGCCTCGTCCCCAAAACCATCCTGAGCTCCCTCGAGGAGAGGGCGCCGGCCTTTTACAAGTGGGCGCAGGTCGTCAACGCCACGCCCAGTGTCAACGGCATCTACaacgaggaggtcgtcgtcgaaagGACGCGGGAAAGAATCTCCAGCATGAAGGCCGCCCAGGCCTAA
- a CDS encoding EC9 protein translates to MPSLKLLLISMLVSGSLAAPLAARFETNKTAAGLFDENHRTSLETREEDEAKDSADIQARKIEVSQDFADLETREEQEVGRDFSNGLYSRDIETPEDAPVLDTRDLKEVSEVYSTYQSRDVEADEEADHLEARSLDMDEELANVETRNENQSKKPGSTTRKATSSTKTRANDKKRVVDAKPPQRPGQAANVNGPVTYTTFVVPKVNPDQIGGFLDFKTTKVQSRDNVDIHARIQEMQETIRQLQQARDEAVSRIQGGYYAKDTSGDRIQDLQTERQRLLDVISQAEADKQQAGDRIAELQQMKNLGTYDNNAIDDEIRDQQARRDLADQIINEAQADKAVRDQLIQEQELLRKQDDATIRGAQGYKDQYEAQIREEERQRELLRQKLQPLSDTDRRNELRRLWLQDLNEADRKRVLALNDVDRQIEIDRLRYLACPETERQRLLRLDANQRLVELDRLQLQGLSKTEKQYQRGLEIERLRLQSLNDNDRLNEIRKKQDQLLRDQKLRDQLFRDEKLKTSNAEAARKLREQQLRDEKLKTSNEEAARKLREQQLRDQKLKTSNEEAARKLREQQLRDQKLKTSNEEAARKLREQQLRDQKLKTAKEDATRKANGAKDELARKAKESQRLQELKESKEDATRKANNAKDEAARKLRETKVNRPNPVSNPVPKQPPRQPSRQTSKPSKKKPGK, encoded by the coding sequence ATGCCATCCTTGAAACTTCTCTTGATCTCCATGCTCGTCTCGGGCAGCTTGGCCGCCCCTCTCGCCGCTCGCTTCGAAACCAACAAGACTGCCGCCGGCCTCTTTGATGAGAACCACCGAACCTCCCTAGAGACCCGGGAAGAGGATGAGGCGAAGGACTCTGCCGACATCCAGGCCCGCAAGATCGAGGTCAGCCAGGACTTTGCTGATTTGGAGACCCGCGAGGAACAAGAGGTTGGCCGGGACTTCAGCAACGGACTCTACTCCCGCGATATCGAAACCCCCGAAGACGCCCCTGTTCTCGATACGCGGGACCTGAAGGAAGTCAGCGAGGTCTACTCCACATACCAGTCtcgcgacgtcgaggccgatgaggaggcCGACCACCTCGAGGCTCGCAGCTtggacatggacgaggaGTTAGCCAATGTTGAAACAAGGAACGAAAACCAGAGCAAGAAGCCAGGCTCCACGACGAGAAAAGCCACTTCTTCGACCAAGACCCGCGCCAATGACAAGAAGAGAGTGGTAGATGCAAAGCCGCCGCAACGGCCCGGCCAAGCCGCAAACGTCAATGGCCCGGTTACCTACACCACTTTTGTCGTTCCCAAGGTAAATCCCGACCAAATCGGCGGGTTCCTCGATTTCAAGACGACCAAGGTGCAGTCCAGGGACAACGTCGACATCCACGCAAGGATCCAGGAGATGCAGGAGACGATTCGTCAGCTCCAGCAGGCGAGGGACGAGGCGGTCAGTCGCATCCAGGGCGGCTACTACGCCAAGGACACGAGTGGCGACCGGATCCAGGACCTGCAGACGGAGCGGCAGCGGCTGCTCGACGTCATCagccaggccgaggccgacaagcAGCAGGCTGGGGACCGGATCGCGGAGCTGCAGCAGATGAAGAACCTCGGGACTTACGACAACaacgccatcgacgacgagatccgCGACCAGCAGGCGCGGCGGGACTTGGCGGACCAGATCATCAACGAGGCGCAGGCCGACAAGGCGGTCCGCGACCAGCTGATCCAAGAGCAGGAGCTGCTGCGGAAGCAGGACGACGCGACGATCCGCGGCGCGCAGGGCTACAAAGACCAGTACGAAGCGCAGATccgcgaggaggagagacAACGCGAGCTCTTGAGGCAGAAGCTGCAGCCCCTGAGCGATACGGACAGGCGCAACGAGCTCCGCAGACTGTGGTTGCAGGACCTGAACGAGGCGGATAGAAAGAGGGTGCTGGCCCTGAACGATGTGGATAGGCAGATTGAGATCGACAGGCTGCGGTATTTGGCCTGTCCTGAGACGGAGAGGCAGCGTCTGCTGCGCTTGGATGCGAATCAGAGGCTGGTTGAGCTTGACAGACTGCAGCTGCAGGGCTTGAGCAAGACGGAGAAACAGTATCAGCGCGGGCTCGAAATAGAGAGGCTACGGTTGCAGAGCCTGAACGACAATGACCGCCTCAACGAGATCAGGAAGAAACAGGACCAGCTTCTCCGTGATCAGAAGCTGAGGGACCAGCTTTTCCGCGACGAGAAGCTGAAGACAAGCAATGCAGAGGCGGCGCGCAAGCTAAGGGAGCAACAGCTCCGCGACGAGAAGCTGAAGACAAGCAatgaggaggcggcgcgcaAGCTAAGGGAGCAACAGCTCCGCGACCAGAAGCTGAAGACAAGcaacgaggaggcggcgcgcaAGCTAAGGGAGCAACAGCTCCGCGACCAGAAGCTGAAGACAAGCAACGAGGAGGCGGCACGCAAGCTACGAGAGCAACAGCTCCGCGACCAGAAGCTGAAGACTGCCAAGGAGGATGCAACGCGCAAGGCGAATGGCGCAAAGGATGAGTTGGCGCGCAAGGCAAAGGAGTCCCAGCGTCTCCAGGAGCTGAAGGAAAGCAAGGAGGATGCGACGCGCAAGGCGAATAACGCGAAGGATGAGGCGGCACGCAAGCTAAGGGAAACCAAGGTGAATCGTCCGAACCCAGTTTCGAACCCAGTTCCGAAGCAGCCTCCAAGGCAGCCTTCGAGGCAGACTTCGAAGccgtcgaagaagaagcccggCAAATGA
- a CDS encoding Thiamine pyrophosphate enzyme, whose translation MSQSHDKPTVVTLAEYLFARLHQLGVGAIHGVPGDFNLRLLDFVEPAGLQWVGNTNELNAGYAADGYARIKGLGALITTSGVGELSAINAIAGAYAERAAVVHIVGTPSRAVQDGRLLFHHGFNDGEYGRFAEMHAHVTVAQADLRHAPSAPEQVDRVLRECLVQSRPVYIQLPQDLVDAAVSADRLQSPIRVPGHAATPATENALAAVLDKIYKAKQPLILVDGEVRPLGIIDEVHRLVASTGWPTWTSGFGKSFVDETLPNVHGIYSGKFAAETARAFFESADLVLCFGPHFSSTNTSLFTTIPRTDVSVLFYDNQVKVAGELFRDVSAKGLLASLLQTLDTSKTHRYAPYPSLPRDYTIAFSDVSAEEKINHSKFWRLAANILRPGDIILGETGTSGHGCRVLALPPHTRLFTPATWLSIGYMLPAAQGAALAQRELVRSGRYHGIADARTILFIGDGSFQMTAQEMSTIIRHSLDVVVFLVNNDGYTIERCIHGLAQPYNDVAAWRYLQAPGFFGADAAETYTASARTWGELEAVFQEKRFVRGKGLSMVEVFMDRDDVPKGLLSDLLKREKGRISSPDQQL comes from the coding sequence ATGTCTCAATCTCACGACAAGCCAACAGTAGTCACCCTGGCCGAGTACCTTTTCGCCCGCTTACACCAGCTCGGCGTGGGCGCCATCCACGGCGTCCCCGGCGACTTCAACCTGCGCCTCCTCGACTTCGTCGAGCCCGCGGGGCTCCAATGGGTCGGCAACACCAACGAGCTCAACGCCGGCTACGCCGCGGACGGGTACGCCCGCATCaagggcctcggcgccctcatCACGACCTCCGGGGTCGGCGAGCTCTCGGCcatcaacgccatcgccggcgcctaCGCCGAGCGTGCCGCCGTCGTTCACATCGTCGGCACTCCCTCCCGCGCCGTCCAGGACGGCCGGCTCCTGTTCCACCACGGCTTCAACGACGGCGAGTACGGCCGGTTCGCCGAGATGCACGCCCACGTCACCGTCGCCCAGGCGGACCTGCGCCACGCGCCGTCGGCCCCGGAGCAGGTCGACCGCGTGCTGAGGGAGTGCCTCGTCCAGAGCCGGCCCGTCTACATCCAACTGCCCCAGGACCTGGTGGAtgccgccgtctcggccgacaGGTTGCAGTCGCCCATCCGAGTTCCGGGCCATGCGGCGACTCCGGCGACCGAGAACGCCCTGGCAGCGGTGTTGGACAAGATCTACAAGGCGAAGCAGCCGCTCAttctcgtcgacggggaGGTGAGACCGCTGGGCATTATCGATGAGGTCCATCGACTGGTCGCATCGACCGGGTGGCCTACCTGGACGAGCGGCTTCGGAAAGtccttcgtcgacgagacgCTGCCGAACGTCCACGGCATCTACTCGGGCAAGTTTGCCGCAGAGACCGCGAGGGCGTTCTTCGAGAGCGCGGATCTCGTCCTGTGCTTCGGGCCTCACTTCAGCTCGACAAACACCTCCCTTTTCACCACCATCCCGAGGACGGACGTCTCGGTGCTCTTCTACGACAACCAGGTAAAGGTGGCCGGCGAGCTCTTCCGGGACGTGTCTGCCAAGGGCCTGCTCGCTTCACTTCTTCAAACCCTGGACACGTCGAAAACACACCGGTACGCTCCTTATCCATCCCTCCCGCGAGACTATACCATCGCCTTCTCGGACGTTTCtgccgaggagaagatcaACCACTCCAAGTTTTGGCGTCTCGCGGCAAACATCCTCCGCCCGGGGGACATCATCCTCGGGGAGACGGGCACATCCGGCCACGGCTGTCGCGTGCTGGCCCTGCCGCCCCATACGAGGCTGTTCACACCGGCCACCTGGCTGTCCATCGGATACATGCTCCCGGCCGCCCagggcgccgccctcgcgcaGCGGGAGCTCGTCCGGTCGGGTCGGTACCACGGCATCGCGGACGCGCGCACGATCCTCTtcatcggcgacggcagcttCCAGATGACGGCCCAGGAGATGTCGACCATCATCCGCCAcagcctcgacgtcgtcgtcttcctcgtcaacaacgACGGGTACACGATCGAGCGGTGCATCCACGGCCTGGCGCAGCCCTacaacgacgtcgccgcctggAGGTATCTGCAGGCGCCCGGCTTCTTCGGGGCCGACGCGGCGGAGACGTATaccgcgtcggcgaggacttGGGGAGAGTTGGAAGCGGTGTTTCAAGAGAAGAGATTTGTGCGTGGCAAGGGGCTGAGCATGGTCGAGGTCTTCATGGACCGCGATGACGTGCCCAAGGGGTTGCTTTCTGACCTTCTGAAGCGGGAAAAAGGACGCATCTCGTCTCCTGATCAGCAGTTGTGA
- a CDS encoding Alpha-acetolactate decarboxylase: MAVNEIFQYSIISALMDGVASTGLPVSQLIAHGDHGLGTFRHMVGEMIILDGKLYQMKSDNTVHPVDTSPASDAVAPFAMVTRLRPTATVRAAFADKKQLFEHLSREFPDSKNFFLAIRIEGVFKGITVRTAGGQSRPGEGLVEVGRNQASHTFEEPVRGTVIGFRSPEYTMGISVAGDHLHFITEDRTQGGHILSFGTDGEVDIGAAQISKWHLELPTNDPEFSRAPLEGDKEGIAAVEG, from the coding sequence ATGGCCGTCAACGAAATCTTCCAGTactccatcatctcggccctcatggacggcgtcgcctccACCGGCCTGCCCGTGTCCCAGCTCATCGCCCACGGCGACCACGGCCTCGGCACGTTCCGCCACATGGTCGGCGAGATGATCATCCTCGACGGGAAGCTCTACCAGATGAAGTCGGACAACACCGTCCATCCCGTCGACACGAGCCCGGCCtcggacgccgtcgccccctTCGCCATGGTCACCCGCCTGCGGCCGACGGCCaccgtccgcgccgccttcgccgacaaGAAGCAGCTCTTCGAGCACCTGTCGCGGGAGTTCCCGGACTCGAAGaacttcttcctcgccatccGCATCGAGGGCGTCTTCAAGGGCATCACGGTGCGCACGGCGGGCGGGCAGAGCAGGCcgggcgagggcctcgtcgaggtcggccggAACCAGGCGTCGCACACCTTCGAGGAGCCGGTGCGCGGCACCGTCATCGGGTTCCGGTCGCCCGAGTACACCATGGGCAtcagcgtcgccggcgaccacCTGCACTTCATCACCGAGGACCGCACGCAGGGGGGCCACATCCTGTCGTTCGGGAcggacggcgaggtggaCATCGGCGCGGCGCAGATCTCAAAGTGGCACCTGGAGCTGCCGACCAACGACCCGGAGTTCAGCAGGGCGCCGCTGGAGGGGGACAAGGAGGGTATCGCAGCTGTTGAGGGGTAG